The following coding sequences lie in one uncultured Mailhella sp. genomic window:
- a CDS encoding WavE lipopolysaccharide synthesis family protein, giving the protein MAQRPLDKDISVVIQGALSAHTPEVLRSVRRFLPASELILSTWKGADVDGLDADVVILNDDPGGCICTRSGIVQNLNRQLVSTREGIRRATRKFVLKLRSDTRLTGSGFLDFWTRFPQREKAFSLFSRRLLVCSFYTRPPFWKKQAYLYHPSDWTSFGLKEDMLLLWDVPPVKEPDFSQYFCREYPDGTWTRFFPEQYFLIACMAKLGVPAGIRSQRDYSEDLALRSQHILLNNFVILDYGKQFTISCAKYPSIYSDSKVQSYRNFLIFYKKYCDCFYPVSRKLVWRELLGIEDALDNIKFHVFRIRRHKNRIFEVLGQSLGILYYIAVVLFRTVIFLYRIIFF; this is encoded by the coding sequence ATGGCACAGCGACCTCTGGATAAGGATATTTCTGTCGTTATCCAAGGAGCTCTTTCCGCTCATACGCCGGAGGTCCTGCGTTCCGTCCGACGTTTTCTGCCTGCGTCTGAGCTTATTCTTTCCACCTGGAAAGGGGCCGATGTCGACGGGCTGGATGCCGACGTCGTTATTTTGAACGATGATCCCGGCGGATGCATATGCACGCGAAGCGGGATAGTGCAGAATCTGAACCGCCAGCTCGTATCGACCCGCGAAGGCATACGAAGAGCTACCCGTAAGTTCGTTCTTAAACTTCGGTCCGACACCAGGCTCACCGGCAGCGGCTTTCTGGACTTCTGGACGCGCTTTCCCCAACGGGAAAAAGCGTTCTCTCTGTTTTCCAGACGCCTGCTTGTCTGCTCTTTCTATACGCGCCCGCCTTTCTGGAAAAAGCAGGCGTATCTCTACCACCCTTCAGACTGGACGAGTTTTGGTCTGAAGGAGGACATGCTCCTTCTCTGGGATGTTCCTCCGGTAAAGGAACCGGACTTTTCACAATATTTTTGCAGGGAATATCCGGATGGCACATGGACGAGATTTTTCCCCGAGCAATATTTTCTCATTGCCTGCATGGCAAAGCTCGGCGTTCCTGCCGGGATACGGAGTCAGAGAGATTACAGTGAAGATCTGGCGCTGCGCTCTCAGCACATTCTTTTGAATAATTTCGTTATTCTCGATTATGGAAAACAGTTTACTATTTCCTGTGCAAAATATCCCTCAATATACAGCGATTCAAAAGTGCAGTCATATCGTAATTTTCTCATTTTTTATAAAAAATATTGTGACTGCTTTTATCCTGTTTCGAGAAAACTTGTATGGCGTGAACTGTTGGGAATAGAAGATGCTCTTGATAATATAAAGTTTCATGTTTTTCGTATAAGAAGACATAAAAATAGAATATTTGAAGTCCTGGGACAGTCTTTAGGCATATTGTATTACATTGCAGTTGTTTTATTCCGTACAGTAATTTTTTTATACAGAATTATCTTTTTTTGA
- a CDS encoding sugar phosphate nucleotidyltransferase: MNIVFLMGGKNDSRPGSDYPIYMAEVHNHLILENQINYVQDAAPEHVIFCVRKHDIEQYHVDFIARALTDNAVIVPMCGQTKGAICSALLACSYIDNNEELVLCSVDDCVDQPLREILQNFREQQCDAGIVTFRSVHPRYSFVKTDENGTVCEFSEKKPISRNALASIYYFSKGSDFVACAKDVIRKDNAINDKFYISQTLNEMILKQKKITVHHIDNQFFHPMKTEMQLASYLKKLENALESV; this comes from the coding sequence ATGAACATCGTCTTTCTCATGGGGGGGAAAAATGATTCCCGGCCAGGCAGCGACTACCCTATTTATATGGCGGAAGTTCATAATCATCTGATTCTGGAAAATCAAATAAATTACGTTCAGGACGCAGCTCCGGAACATGTCATCTTCTGCGTCAGAAAGCATGACATAGAACAGTATCATGTGGATTTCATCGCCAGAGCGCTGACAGACAACGCCGTCATAGTGCCTATGTGCGGGCAGACGAAAGGAGCCATCTGCTCAGCGTTGCTTGCCTGCTCCTATATCGACAACAACGAGGAACTTGTTCTTTGTTCTGTTGACGACTGTGTTGATCAGCCGCTGCGAGAAATTCTGCAGAATTTTCGTGAACAGCAGTGTGATGCCGGAATTGTGACATTTCGTTCCGTCCATCCACGCTACTCCTTTGTAAAAACAGATGAGAATGGAACAGTTTGTGAATTTTCAGAGAAAAAGCCGATCAGCAGGAATGCCTTGGCAAGTATCTATTATTTTTCGAAAGGCAGTGATTTTGTAGCTTGTGCCAAAGATGTTATACGTAAAGATAATGCCATTAATGATAAATTTTATATCAGTCAGACTTTGAATGAAATGATTTTGAAGCAAAAAAAGATAACTGTTCATCATATTGACAACCAGTTTTTCCATCCCATGAAGACGGAAATGCAACTCGCAAGCTATTTGAAAAAGCTGGAAAATGCACTGGAGAGCGTATAA
- a CDS encoding HAD-IA family hydrolase, producing MKIKAVLFDMDGVLIEAKEWHYEALNQALGIFGYEINRFEHLTSYDGLPTRVKLNKLTVEKGLPESLHGFINEMKQQYTIGLIHRFCKPRFNHEYALSRLKAEGYKLAVGSNSIRQTVRLMMEKAKLIQYFDLILSNQDVRHAKPSPEIYLTAMERLGVRPEECVIVEDNENGIRAAIDSGGYVLPVKTVDDVTYENIMTRIHEVEEGAS from the coding sequence ATGAAAATAAAAGCTGTGCTTTTTGATATGGACGGTGTTCTTATCGAGGCTAAAGAATGGCACTATGAGGCTCTTAATCAGGCTCTCGGAATTTTCGGGTATGAAATAAACAGATTTGAGCACCTCACAAGCTATGATGGACTGCCTACAAGAGTAAAGCTCAATAAACTTACCGTTGAGAAAGGATTGCCGGAATCTTTGCATGGCTTCATCAACGAAATGAAGCAGCAATATACCATCGGGCTTATCCACAGATTCTGCAAGCCCCGTTTCAATCATGAATATGCCCTCTCCAGGCTGAAGGCGGAAGGATACAAGCTGGCTGTCGGTTCCAATTCCATACGGCAGACGGTGCGTCTCATGATGGAAAAGGCCAAGCTTATTCAGTACTTCGATCTTATTCTCAGCAATCAGGACGTCAGACACGCAAAGCCTTCTCCTGAAATTTATCTGACAGCTATGGAGCGTCTGGGGGTACGCCCTGAAGAGTGTGTCATAGTTGAAGACAACGAAAACGGCATCAGAGCGGCGATAGATTCCGGCGGATATGTTCTTCCTGTGAAAACCGTTGACGACGTCACGTATGAGAACATCATGACAAGAATTCATGAAGTGGAGGAGGGGGCATCATGA
- a CDS encoding glycosyltransferase family 2 protein, giving the protein MLNIVLPMAGRGSRFSKAGYTIPKPFIPIHGVPMIKVVIDNLTPRCDHRFIFICQKKHLETYDVERRLRSYTRNPVIIAVDGITEGQVCTALCARAFFNDEDPLMSANTDQYIDIDINEYLDAMQSRNLDGMIMTMKSTDPKWSYARTDERGLVVETAEKKVISEDATVGIFNFSHGYDMVRAAEKMIADNVRINGEFYTCPCYNYLIKEGKRIGIYPVGREYSGMYGLGIPEDLEFFISHPISRKVIR; this is encoded by the coding sequence ATGCTGAATATCGTACTTCCTATGGCAGGCAGAGGGAGCAGGTTCTCAAAGGCCGGGTATACCATTCCTAAGCCTTTTATTCCTATTCATGGAGTTCCCATGATTAAGGTGGTGATAGACAATCTTACCCCACGCTGTGATCACCGATTCATCTTCATCTGCCAGAAAAAGCATCTGGAAACATATGATGTTGAACGCAGACTTCGTTCCTACACAAGAAACCCCGTGATCATTGCCGTCGACGGCATCACGGAGGGACAGGTTTGCACGGCACTGTGCGCGCGAGCCTTTTTCAATGACGAAGATCCACTGATGAGTGCCAATACCGATCAGTACATTGATATCGACATCAATGAATATCTTGACGCCATGCAGTCCCGAAATCTTGATGGCATGATTATGACCATGAAATCAACAGATCCCAAATGGTCATATGCCCGTACCGATGAAAGAGGACTGGTTGTGGAAACTGCTGAAAAAAAGGTTATCTCCGAAGATGCTACAGTAGGAATATTCAACTTTTCGCATGGATACGACATGGTGCGTGCTGCAGAAAAAATGATTGCAGACAATGTTCGCATTAATGGAGAGTTCTATACTTGTCCATGCTATAATTATCTTATCAAGGAAGGAAAACGTATAGGCATATATCCTGTGGGCAGAGAGTATTCCGGCATGTACGGACTTGGCATTCCTGAAGACCTCGAATTTTTTATTTCGCACCCCATCTCACGGAAGGTCATAAGATGA